In one Winogradskyella sp. MH6 genomic region, the following are encoded:
- a CDS encoding Glu/Leu/Phe/Val dehydrogenase dimerization domain-containing protein: MKQLLQKYEDKSPEIVFHWNDPETEAEGWTVINSLRGGAAGGGTRMRKGLDMNEVLSLAKTMEVKFTVSGPAIGGAKSGINFDPQDPRKKGVLERWYAAVSPLLKSYYGTGGDLNVDEIHEVIPITEESGVWHPQEGVFEGHFKPTQADKINRIGQLRQGVIKVIENPEYSPDVSRKYTVADMITGFGVAVAAKHFYELNDSSIKGKRVVVQGFGNVGAAAAFYFAQMGAKVVGIIDRVGGLIKEEGFTFEEITDLYLNKNGNTLVAENLIPFDEINEKIWSLETEVFAPCAASRLVTKAQIDHMIDTGLEVITCGANVPFADKEIFFGPIMEYTDQKVSLIPDFISNCGMARVFAYFMERKVLMTDEAIFNDTSDVIKQALKEVKDSNPTVTGISETAFEIALRQLI; encoded by the coding sequence ATAAAGCAACTACTTCAAAAATACGAAGATAAATCCCCAGAAATAGTGTTCCATTGGAACGATCCAGAAACCGAAGCAGAAGGTTGGACAGTTATTAATTCGCTTAGAGGTGGTGCCGCAGGAGGCGGAACCAGGATGCGTAAAGGCTTAGATATGAACGAGGTTCTGTCTTTAGCTAAAACTATGGAAGTTAAGTTTACAGTATCTGGCCCAGCTATTGGTGGAGCTAAATCCGGTATTAACTTTGATCCTCAAGATCCAAGAAAAAAAGGTGTATTAGAACGTTGGTATGCAGCGGTTTCGCCTTTGTTAAAAAGTTATTATGGTACTGGTGGAGATCTTAATGTTGATGAAATTCATGAAGTTATTCCAATTACCGAAGAGAGTGGTGTTTGGCATCCTCAAGAAGGAGTTTTTGAAGGACATTTTAAACCTACCCAAGCTGATAAAATCAATAGAATTGGTCAGTTGAGACAAGGTGTTATCAAAGTTATTGAAAACCCAGAGTATTCTCCAGATGTATCTAGAAAGTATACTGTTGCAGACATGATTACTGGTTTTGGTGTTGCTGTTGCGGCAAAACATTTTTATGAGTTAAATGACTCCTCTATAAAAGGTAAGCGCGTTGTGGTTCAAGGTTTTGGAAATGTTGGTGCAGCTGCAGCATTTTATTTTGCACAAATGGGTGCTAAAGTTGTTGGTATTATTGATAGAGTTGGAGGTTTAATCAAAGAAGAAGGTTTTACTTTTGAAGAGATTACAGACTTATATCTAAATAAAAACGGAAACACACTTGTTGCTGAAAATCTTATCCCATTCGATGAAATTAATGAAAAAATATGGTCTTTAGAAACTGAAGTGTTTGCACCTTGTGCAGCCTCTAGATTGGTTACCAAAGCGCAAATCGATCATATGATTGATACAGGTCTAGAAGTTATTACTTGTGGCGCAAATGTGCCTTTTGCAGATAAGGAAATTTTCTTTGGTCCAATAATGGAATATACTGATCAAAAGGTGAGCTTAATCCCAGACTTTATTTCTAATTGTGGAATGGCAAGAGTCTTTGCTTATTTTATGGAACGCAAAGTGCTAATGACAGACGAAGCTATTTTTAATGATACTTCAGATGTAATTAAACAGGCTCTCAAAGAAGTAAAAGATAGTAATCCTACAGTTACAGGTATAAGTGAAACTGCATTTGAAATTGCATTAAGACAATTAATATAA
- the nhaD gene encoding sodium:proton antiporter NhaD: protein METVIILVFVFGYLAITLEHNIKIDKLIPALVMMAISWALISLGIDDFSQWFDSAKHSLLENFGLLNHEEKMHLMEETLLHHLGKTAEILVFLLGAMTIVEIIDYFDGFSTIKAAVKFNSRKKLLWMFSILAFLLSAIIDNLTATIVLISILQKIVKDRDVRIWYAGLIIIAANAGGAWSPIGDVTTTMLWIGNKVSTGKLFAYLFIPSVLCMAVPTFIASLLPAFKGTVALQDEDDKPKNKFSSTMLFLGLGAIVFVPVFKVITHLPPYVGMMLSLGVVAVFAEVYSNSKFAISEIQSEEHNEHASHSPVHYSLSKIELPSILFFLGILMAVAALESLGILFGFASSLQETMPALGTEWHNGEGVSDLVVLLLGVGSAVIDNVPLVAASLGMFSEPLDNELWHFIAYSAGTGGSMLIIGSAAGVVAMGMEKIDFFWYLKKISWLALIGFLAGAAAFMVTRAIF, encoded by the coding sequence ATGGAAACCGTAATAATTCTCGTATTTGTATTTGGTTATTTAGCCATTACACTAGAGCATAATATTAAAATTGATAAACTCATCCCAGCCTTAGTAATGATGGCTATAAGCTGGGCATTGATATCACTAGGTATAGATGATTTTTCCCAATGGTTCGATTCTGCAAAACATAGCCTATTGGAGAATTTTGGTCTTCTAAACCATGAAGAAAAAATGCACTTAATGGAAGAAACATTGCTTCATCATTTAGGTAAAACAGCCGAAATTTTAGTATTCCTTTTGGGTGCAATGACCATTGTGGAAATTATAGATTATTTTGACGGATTCTCTACAATTAAAGCCGCTGTAAAATTTAATAGTAGAAAAAAATTGCTCTGGATGTTTTCAATTTTAGCATTCTTACTTTCTGCTATAATTGACAACTTAACAGCAACCATTGTTTTAATTTCAATCTTACAAAAAATTGTGAAAGATAGAGATGTAAGAATATGGTATGCAGGTTTAATTATTATTGCAGCAAATGCAGGTGGAGCATGGTCACCAATTGGAGATGTTACAACAACAATGCTTTGGATTGGAAATAAAGTATCTACAGGAAAATTATTTGCTTACTTATTTATTCCTTCGGTTTTGTGTATGGCTGTACCAACATTTATCGCTTCTTTACTTCCTGCATTTAAAGGAACGGTAGCATTGCAAGACGAGGACGATAAACCTAAGAATAAATTTAGTTCTACAATGTTGTTTTTAGGATTGGGAGCTATTGTTTTTGTGCCTGTTTTTAAGGTAATAACACATTTACCACCATATGTAGGTATGATGTTGTCATTGGGTGTTGTTGCGGTGTTTGCAGAAGTTTATAGTAATTCAAAATTTGCAATATCTGAAATTCAATCAGAAGAGCATAATGAACACGCAAGCCATAGTCCTGTACATTATTCTTTATCTAAAATTGAATTACCAAGTATATTATTCTTCTTAGGGATTTTAATGGCTGTTGCAGCTTTAGAATCTTTGGGGATTTTGTTTGGTTTTGCAAGCTCACTTCAAGAAACAATGCCAGCACTTGGTACTGAGTGGCATAATGGAGAAGGCGTTTCGGATTTAGTAGTTTTATTACTAGGAGTTGGTTCTGCAGTAATTGATAACGTACCGTTAGTTGCGGCAAGTTTAGGGATGTTCTCTGAGCCTTTAGATAATGAGTTATGGCATTTTATAGCTTATTCAGCAGGTACGGGAGGTAGTATGTTGATCATTGGTTCTGCTGCTGGTGTAGTAGCAATGGGTATGGAAAAAATTGACTTTTTCTGGTACTTAAAGAAAATTTCTTGGTTAGCATTAATCGGATTTTTAGCTGGTGCAGCAGCCTTTATGGTTACCAGAGCTATTTTCTAA
- a CDS encoding MotA/TolQ/ExbB proton channel family protein: MILLSNIQDGAEVLADGASGEQVEKTLSIIELITSGGTSGIVIILVLFLLLIAATYIYFERIFAIKAASKVDSNFMNQIKDHVSNGKIDSAQMLCAQQNSPVSRLIAKGITRIGKPLEDINTAIENAGRLEIYSLEKHVSILATISGVAPMIGFLGTVIGMILSIFEIANSGGSIDIKSLADGLYTAMTTTVGGLIVGIVAYVAYNHLVVRTNKVVYQMEANSVEFLDHLNEPI, from the coding sequence ATGATATTACTAAGTAATATTCAAGATGGAGCAGAGGTTCTAGCAGATGGAGCATCAGGTGAACAAGTAGAAAAAACACTTTCTATTATTGAGTTAATAACCAGTGGAGGAACTTCAGGAATTGTAATTATTCTAGTGTTATTCTTACTTCTTATTGCGGCAACGTATATTTATTTTGAAAGAATTTTTGCTATCAAAGCAGCTTCAAAAGTAGATTCAAACTTTATGAATCAGATTAAAGATCACGTTAGTAATGGTAAGATAGATTCTGCTCAGATGTTATGCGCTCAGCAAAATTCACCAGTATCTCGATTAATTGCCAAAGGTATTACCAGGATAGGTAAACCCTTAGAAGATATTAATACAGCCATAGAAAATGCAGGTCGATTAGAGATTTACAGTTTAGAAAAGCATGTTAGTATACTAGCAACCATCTCTGGTGTAGCACCAATGATTGGGTTTTTGGGAACTGTAATAGGAATGATTTTATCAATATTTGAAATCGCCAACTCAGGTGGTTCCATAGATATTAAATCTTTAGCAGATGGTTTATATACTGCAATGACAACTACAGTAGGAGGATTGATAGTCGGTATTGTTGCTTATGTAGCATATAATCACTTGGTAGTAAGAACCAATAAAGTGGTGTACCAAATGGAAGCTAACTCTGTTGAGTTTTTAGATCACTTAAACGAACCAATCTAA
- a CDS encoding ExbD/TolR family protein, whose product MNIRGRNKVTPEFNMSSMTDIVFLLLIFFMIASTLVSAEAIDLLLPSSTSKTTQTKNVSVSVNKDLQYFVDMKQVPKTQLETEVLAKLGNSDSRTITIRSDENVDLKHVVYIMDIANRNKIKSTLAVKSN is encoded by the coding sequence ATGAATATTAGAGGAAGAAATAAAGTAACACCAGAATTCAATATGTCGTCTATGACAGATATTGTGTTTTTGTTGTTAATCTTTTTCATGATAGCATCTACATTGGTTTCTGCTGAAGCAATAGATTTATTATTACCGAGTTCAACAAGTAAAACGACTCAAACCAAGAACGTATCGGTAAGTGTCAACAAAGATCTTCAGTATTTTGTAGATATGAAACAAGTCCCTAAAACTCAATTAGAGACTGAAGTTTTAGCTAAACTAGGAAATTCAGATTCGCGCACAATAACAATTCGTTCAGACGAAAATGTTGATTTAAAACATGTTGTGTACATTATGGATATCGCTAATAGAAATAAGATAAAATCTACTTTGGCGGTTAAGTCTAATTAA
- a CDS encoding energy transducer TonB → MKYLETIHQRNSARITVLIALLLFLLLFFVGPQYLDPPEEYGVAVNFGTTDVGSGNKPLSQPREAVEEQVVEESQPETSQSEPTISTEKTEDVMTQEDAEAIAIKKQKEAEAKAKAEAERIEREKREAEERKRKEEAEKREKLDNLIGGVKNSNGTDDGGEGDDTVGGNKGQLDGDPYAPSYFGGSGPGKGGVGYGLGGRGKPSRQIYKQDCNEYGLVVVRIEVNQQGKVVKATPGIRGTTNTAPCLLEPAKKIALSHKWPADSNAPTTQVGFVSINFDIGQ, encoded by the coding sequence GTGAAATATTTAGAGACCATACATCAACGTAATTCAGCAAGAATAACAGTTCTAATTGCACTGTTGTTGTTTTTGTTGTTATTTTTTGTTGGTCCACAATATTTAGACCCACCAGAAGAATATGGTGTTGCTGTTAATTTTGGAACAACAGACGTAGGTAGCGGAAATAAACCACTAAGTCAACCAAGAGAAGCGGTAGAAGAACAAGTTGTCGAAGAATCTCAACCAGAGACTTCTCAATCAGAACCAACAATATCTACTGAAAAAACTGAGGATGTAATGACTCAGGAAGATGCAGAAGCTATCGCTATTAAAAAGCAAAAGGAAGCAGAAGCAAAGGCAAAAGCAGAAGCCGAGCGTATAGAACGCGAAAAGCGTGAAGCTGAAGAGCGCAAAAGAAAGGAAGAAGCGGAAAAAAGAGAAAAGCTTGATAACCTTATTGGAGGTGTAAAAAACTCAAACGGAACTGATGATGGAGGTGAAGGTGATGATACTGTAGGAGGAAATAAAGGACAGTTAGATGGTGATCCTTATGCACCAAGTTATTTTGGAGGTTCAGGGCCTGGAAAAGGTGGAGTTGGTTATGGACTTGGAGGTCGTGGAAAACCTTCTCGTCAAATCTATAAACAAGATTGTAATGAATACGGGTTGGTTGTAGTAAGAATAGAAGTAAACCAACAAGGTAAAGTTGTTAAAGCTACTCCAGGTATTAGAGGTACGACCAATACAGCGCCATGTTTGTTGGAACCTGCGAAGAAGATTGCTTTATCTCATAAATGGCCAGCAGACTCTAATGCACCAACTACTCAAGTAGGATTTGTAAGTATTAATTTTGATATCGGTCAGTAG
- a CDS encoding bifunctional folylpolyglutamate synthase/dihydrofolate synthase: MKYIDTVNWMFQQLPMYQNKGKSAFKKDLSNTLKLSAHLNHPEQKFKSIHVGGTNGKGSTSHMLASILQEAGYKVGLYTSPHLKDFRERIRINGQVVSKQFVIGFIKRNKTFLESNNLSFFEMTVGMAFDYFAKQKVDIAIIEVGLGGRLDSTNIITPELSVITNIGFDHMQFLGTTLPEIASEKAGIIKPNIPVVIGETQPETENVFKNKAKENNSEIYFADQLINEVFESDLKGSYQEHNKKTVIQSVSVLRQLGYNISNSNLKKGLLNVVKNSGLQGRWQVLQQEPKIVCDTAHNKEGLSYTMQQLQAESYNNLHIVFGVVSDKDLDSIVSLLPKNATYYFCKPNVQRGLDEDLLKGYFLDKGFIGNSYSSVNEALHAAKLNADTDDLIYVGGSTFVVAEVL, encoded by the coding sequence ATGAAATATATTGATACAGTTAATTGGATGTTTCAACAACTGCCAATGTATCAAAACAAGGGTAAATCTGCGTTTAAAAAAGATTTATCTAATACGCTAAAACTTTCAGCGCATCTTAATCATCCTGAACAAAAATTCAAATCTATTCATGTTGGTGGTACTAATGGAAAAGGTTCAACAAGTCACATGTTGGCGTCAATCCTTCAAGAAGCAGGTTACAAAGTTGGACTTTATACATCACCACATTTAAAAGATTTCAGAGAGCGAATCAGGATTAATGGACAGGTCGTTTCCAAGCAATTTGTCATTGGCTTTATAAAGCGAAATAAAACGTTTTTAGAGTCTAATAATTTGTCTTTTTTTGAAATGACCGTTGGTATGGCTTTCGATTATTTTGCAAAACAAAAAGTTGATATTGCCATCATAGAAGTTGGTTTAGGTGGCAGATTAGATTCAACAAATATTATTACTCCAGAGCTTTCTGTAATTACAAATATTGGTTTTGATCATATGCAGTTTTTAGGAACGACGTTACCCGAAATCGCTTCAGAAAAAGCTGGAATAATAAAACCAAATATTCCTGTTGTAATTGGTGAAACACAACCTGAAACTGAAAATGTTTTTAAAAATAAAGCTAAGGAGAATAATTCTGAAATCTATTTTGCAGATCAATTGATAAATGAAGTTTTTGAAAGTGATTTAAAAGGTTCGTACCAAGAACACAACAAAAAAACGGTTATACAATCTGTTTCAGTGCTCAGACAATTGGGTTACAATATTTCAAATTCAAATTTAAAAAAAGGACTACTAAATGTCGTTAAAAATTCTGGATTACAAGGACGTTGGCAAGTTCTTCAGCAAGAACCTAAAATTGTTTGCGATACAGCGCATAACAAGGAAGGCTTAAGTTATACAATGCAACAGTTGCAAGCTGAATCCTATAATAATTTACATATTGTCTTTGGAGTGGTGAGCGATAAAGATTTAGACTCAATTGTTTCATTGTTGCCAAAAAACGCCACATATTACTTCTGTAAACCAAATGTGCAACGCGGATTAGATGAAGATTTACTGAAAGGGTATTTTCTTGATAAAGGTTTTATAGGCAATTCTTATTCTTCGGTAAATGAAGCGTTACATGCCGCTAAGCTAAATGCAGATACAGACGATTTAATTTACGTAGGCGGAAGTACTTTTGTGGTGGCAGAGGTTCTTTAG
- a CDS encoding Hsp70 family protein produces MKTINFAIDLGTTNSLVAKYDNGKIKIFNNPLGLKQTLPSCIAFRGNRIVIGDKALDYLEKDAENVCMLFKRKMGTQDTYFVPALDKEMQPIELSSLVLKELKNFLPDGETVNSVVITIPAAFDTIQSNATKKAGYLAGFKEVVLLQEPIAACLAFANTSNTEVKEKEHWIVYDFGGGTFDVALVEVDERELKVVDHQGDNYLGGADFDSLIVQHLIVPFIEEKTGQSDLWKSLKSKSSTHKGLYFELLKKAEEAKKELSNFEETEIELDISINDVDLYDHLIVKREVFENLILSNVENTVTIIKDIIKENQLLNSDIKRVILIGGTTYIPLIKKSIANAIGVEVNSSIDPTSAVVEGAAYYAGSKPSELKEEEIVEEEENKEESIIDSKFFYEQNTRDAEELITAKFSGVDIDNYRIIRKDGGYDSGVKNLKNNSFSEFVPLLEGRLNQFKVQLLNSGLEVLKVIDPISINHGSYSVNGQPLPNDICIEIDDMDASATRLERIFAKGSILPLKKKIYKTASKTILKKSKSNLAINVIEGKSNGLPSSGLSIGYIEIFGEDLEDDLIKGTDIEIELEISESRELKINVFLQSCDQEFENVFSESERSISVNKINTEINTILGDVEAVIKTANANENFEYSNKLESIRVGLIEIQIEASLIHDDDISDTKFQLDDKKRKLIQDFDDLTRNEIVAKEIEEYNDTKADLEYHLNQNENERFKTKYQRIIQNEKEVINSLDRYLIRSKIKELEELFNAIIQSSDENFISYYLGLKLYDNFTNKRKAEKLFEQGDKALEQQDYKVIRHVVYGLSALVHENDRHQRKDFSDDSKTGLN; encoded by the coding sequence ATGAAGACTATAAATTTTGCTATAGATCTAGGAACAACAAACAGCCTGGTCGCTAAATATGATAACGGTAAAATCAAAATATTTAATAACCCTTTGGGTTTAAAGCAAACCTTACCATCCTGTATCGCTTTTAGAGGTAACAGAATCGTAATTGGTGATAAGGCTTTGGATTATTTAGAAAAAGATGCAGAAAATGTCTGTATGTTATTCAAAAGAAAAATGGGTACTCAGGACACTTATTTTGTGCCTGCTTTAGATAAGGAAATGCAGCCTATTGAACTTTCGTCTTTGGTTTTAAAAGAACTCAAAAACTTTTTACCAGATGGCGAGACAGTGAATAGTGTTGTTATTACAATACCAGCTGCGTTTGACACTATTCAATCTAATGCGACAAAAAAAGCAGGTTATTTAGCCGGATTTAAAGAAGTAGTTCTACTCCAAGAGCCCATAGCAGCTTGTTTGGCATTTGCTAATACGTCTAATACCGAAGTTAAAGAAAAGGAACATTGGATTGTTTATGATTTTGGTGGTGGAACGTTTGATGTGGCTTTGGTTGAAGTTGATGAAAGAGAGTTAAAAGTTGTAGATCATCAAGGTGATAATTATTTAGGTGGTGCCGATTTTGATAGTCTAATAGTTCAGCATCTGATAGTGCCTTTTATTGAAGAAAAGACAGGCCAATCGGATTTATGGAAATCTTTAAAATCCAAATCTTCAACACACAAAGGACTTTATTTTGAATTATTAAAGAAGGCTGAAGAAGCGAAAAAGGAGCTTTCAAATTTTGAAGAAACCGAAATAGAACTAGACATTAGTATTAATGATGTTGACTTATATGATCATTTAATAGTAAAACGTGAAGTTTTTGAGAATTTAATTCTTTCAAACGTAGAAAATACGGTTACTATCATTAAAGATATTATTAAGGAAAATCAGTTGCTTAATTCAGATATAAAGCGCGTAATTTTAATTGGAGGAACTACATATATACCTTTAATTAAAAAATCAATTGCCAATGCCATAGGTGTGGAGGTTAATTCTTCAATAGACCCAACGTCTGCAGTTGTTGAGGGTGCAGCATATTATGCAGGTTCTAAACCTAGTGAGTTAAAAGAGGAAGAAATTGTTGAGGAAGAAGAAAATAAAGAGGAATCAATAATTGATTCTAAGTTTTTCTACGAACAGAACACAAGAGATGCTGAGGAATTGATTACTGCAAAATTCTCAGGAGTAGATATTGATAATTATAGAATAATACGAAAAGATGGAGGTTACGATTCTGGAGTAAAAAACTTAAAGAACAATTCGTTTTCAGAATTTGTGCCGCTTTTAGAAGGTAGACTTAACCAGTTTAAGGTACAATTGCTCAACAGTGGTTTAGAAGTTTTAAAAGTTATAGATCCAATTTCTATTAATCATGGTAGTTACAGTGTAAATGGGCAACCACTGCCAAATGATATCTGTATTGAGATAGATGATATGGATGCTTCAGCTACACGATTAGAGCGCATATTTGCCAAAGGAAGTATTCTGCCATTAAAGAAAAAAATATATAAAACAGCTTCTAAAACCATTTTAAAAAAGTCTAAATCTAACCTTGCTATCAATGTCATCGAAGGAAAATCTAATGGCTTGCCAAGTTCTGGTCTAAGTATTGGTTACATCGAAATTTTTGGTGAAGATTTAGAAGACGATTTAATTAAAGGAACTGATATTGAAATTGAATTGGAAATTTCTGAATCTAGAGAACTGAAAATAAATGTGTTTTTACAGTCTTGCGATCAAGAGTTTGAGAACGTATTTAGTGAATCTGAGCGATCCATTAGCGTAAACAAAATCAATACTGAGATTAATACAATTTTAGGTGATGTTGAAGCTGTAATCAAAACAGCTAATGCTAATGAAAATTTTGAATATTCTAATAAGCTCGAATCCATACGAGTAGGACTTATTGAAATTCAGATTGAAGCTTCATTGATACATGATGATGATATTTCGGATACTAAATTTCAACTCGATGATAAAAAGCGAAAGCTTATACAAGATTTTGACGACTTAACCCGAAATGAGATTGTAGCAAAAGAAATTGAAGAGTATAACGATACAAAGGCCGATTTAGAATATCATCTTAACCAGAATGAAAATGAGCGATTCAAAACTAAGTATCAGCGTATTATTCAAAATGAAAAAGAGGTTATTAATTCATTAGATAGATATCTTATTCGTTCAAAGATTAAGGAGTTGGAAGAGCTGTTCAATGCCATTATACAATCTAGTGACGAAAACTTTATATCCTATTATCTAGGTTTAAAACTCTATGATAATTTCACAAATAAGCGTAAAGCTGAAAAATTATTTGAACAAGGAGATAAAGCCTTAGAACAACAAGATTACAAGGTAATTCGCCATGTAGTTTATGGACTGTCAGCTCTAGTGCACGAGAATGATAGACATCAACGCAAAGACTTTAGTGATGATAGTAAAACAGGGTTAAATTAA
- a CDS encoding UDP-N-acetylmuramoyl-tripeptide--D-alanyl-D-alanine ligase, translated as MEIASIYKKFEVCTSVSTDTRKISKDDMYFALKGDNFDGNKFVKQAFDNGAKYCVVDDKKGVINDNCILVNDALKTLQKLATYHRREIKTPIISLTGSNGKTTTKELIKAVLSTTYKVNATKGNLNNHIGVPLTLLSFTKDLDYGIVEMGANHQKEIEFLCGIAQPDYGLITNFGKAHLEGFGSEEGIIKGKSELYDYLKSNQKTAFINTDDPKQIKQINNYQNIVRFGKAKENDCTVEFKSADPFVNLSFKKIEIKSQLIGDYNYGNIAVAVAIGQYFNVKPEAIKNAIESYQPNNNRSEIIERGSTKIILDAYNANPTSMLAALKNLKQLNAEYKYLFLGDMFELGKEAEKEHQAIVNFAENNFDKNIILVGENFHKTSTKPTTKKFKSFEDLKPLLKNLDLNDSTVLIKGSRGMALERILEFI; from the coding sequence ATGGAAATAGCATCTATATATAAAAAATTTGAAGTCTGCACTTCTGTCTCTACAGATACAAGAAAAATCAGCAAAGACGATATGTACTTCGCTTTAAAAGGTGATAATTTTGATGGTAACAAGTTTGTTAAGCAAGCTTTTGATAACGGAGCAAAATACTGTGTTGTTGATGATAAAAAAGGCGTTATAAATGACAATTGCATATTAGTAAACGATGCATTAAAAACACTTCAAAAATTAGCCACATACCATCGTAGAGAAATTAAAACACCTATAATATCATTAACAGGAAGTAACGGTAAAACAACAACAAAAGAGTTAATTAAAGCTGTACTTTCAACCACTTACAAAGTCAATGCAACCAAAGGAAACCTCAACAATCATATAGGAGTACCACTCACCTTATTGTCCTTTACCAAAGACTTAGATTATGGTATTGTTGAAATGGGAGCCAATCACCAAAAAGAAATTGAATTTCTTTGCGGTATAGCACAACCTGATTATGGACTAATCACAAATTTTGGAAAAGCACACCTAGAAGGATTTGGAAGTGAAGAAGGCATTATAAAAGGCAAGTCTGAATTGTACGATTATCTAAAATCAAATCAAAAAACTGCATTTATAAACACTGACGATCCTAAGCAAATTAAACAGATTAATAATTATCAAAATATAGTTAGGTTTGGAAAAGCAAAAGAAAACGATTGTACTGTTGAGTTTAAAAGTGCTGACCCATTTGTAAACTTAAGCTTTAAAAAAATTGAAATTAAAAGCCAACTTATCGGTGATTACAATTATGGTAACATAGCAGTTGCTGTAGCTATTGGTCAATATTTTAATGTAAAGCCTGAGGCTATTAAAAATGCAATTGAAAGCTACCAACCCAACAACAATCGTTCTGAAATTATTGAAAGAGGGTCTACAAAAATTATTTTAGATGCTTATAATGCTAACCCAACAAGCATGTTGGCAGCGCTTAAAAATCTAAAACAGCTCAATGCAGAATACAAATATCTTTTTCTGGGAGATATGTTTGAGCTGGGTAAAGAAGCTGAAAAAGAGCACCAAGCTATTGTCAATTTTGCTGAAAATAATTTTGATAAAAACATCATTCTGGTAGGTGAGAATTTTCACAAAACCAGTACCAAACCAACAACTAAGAAATTCAAAAGTTTTGAAGATTTAAAGCCTCTACTAAAAAACTTAGACTTAAATGATTCTACAGTTTTAATTAAAGGCTCTAGAGGAATGGCTTTAGAACGGATTTTAGAATTCATATAG